The Thermus hydrothermalis genome includes a region encoding these proteins:
- a CDS encoding ABC transporter ATP-binding protein has protein sequence MDGLEARGIVGPFALKGVDLLLRPGEWVALLGPNGSGKSTLLRVMAGLLRPKRGAVYLEGKPLRAYGSYARGQRLAYLPQGGPYPEGLLVEEVVRLGRLPHLGLWGREGEEDREAVAWALEVAGAAHLKGRLLGTLSGGERQRVLLARALAARPRYLLLDEPTTYLDLAHQAEVVALLRGLAERGVGVLSVLHDPNQAALAHRVAVLRDGRLLAEGPPGAVLAEPLLRGLYGPRVRVALLEGRPHVYLDG, from the coding sequence GTGGACGGGCTTGAGGCTAGGGGCATCGTGGGGCCTTTTGCCCTGAAGGGGGTGGACCTCCTTTTGCGCCCGGGGGAGTGGGTGGCCCTCCTCGGGCCCAACGGCTCCGGCAAGAGCACCCTGCTTAGGGTAATGGCGGGGCTTCTTAGGCCCAAGCGGGGAGCGGTGTACCTGGAGGGAAAGCCCCTTAGGGCCTACGGGAGCTACGCCCGGGGCCAACGCCTCGCCTACCTGCCCCAAGGGGGGCCATACCCGGAGGGGCTCTTGGTGGAGGAAGTGGTGCGCCTCGGGAGGCTTCCCCACCTTGGATTATGGGGTAGGGAAGGAGAGGAGGACCGGGAGGCGGTGGCCTGGGCCCTGGAGGTGGCGGGGGCGGCCCACCTAAAGGGGCGGCTTCTCGGGACCCTTTCCGGGGGCGAGCGGCAGCGGGTCCTCCTGGCCCGCGCCCTGGCGGCGAGGCCCCGGTACCTCCTCCTGGACGAGCCCACCACCTACCTGGACCTGGCCCACCAGGCCGAGGTGGTGGCCCTCCTTAGGGGCCTGGCGGAGCGGGGGGTGGGGGTGCTCTCGGTCCTACACGACCCCAACCAGGCGGCCTTGGCCCACCGGGTGGCGGTCTTGCGGGATGGGCGCCTCCTTGCGGAGGGGCCGCCCGGGGCCGTGTTGGCAGAACCCCTTCTCCGGGGGCTTTACGGGCCCCGGGTGCGGGTGGCCCTTTTGGAGGGAAGGCCCCATGTCTATCTGGACGGATAG
- a CDS encoding ABC transporter substrate-binding protein encodes MRKLVAFFSVLLALAFAFPVTLTDDLGRQVTLKAPPKRIVSMLPSVTETVCALGACDRLVATDDYSDWPESVKRLPKAGGLYNPNPELIVSLKPDLVLVSRYGRLYETLERAGLTVFVVRTETYEDIFKTVRTLAQLLGLPSQGERLVAQIQREVYGEEVRAAKAKARPRVYYEIDPTPYTVGPESFIGVLIQKARGVNIVPKELGLFPKIAPEFVVEKNPEVIVATYPGARETIQSRPGWNRVRAVQTGRICVFTGGEDSLLSRPGPRVAQGLKLLVDCFHGR; translated from the coding sequence ATGAGGAAGCTTGTGGCGTTCTTCTCGGTCCTATTGGCCTTGGCCTTCGCCTTTCCCGTCACCCTCACGGACGACCTGGGCCGCCAGGTCACGCTCAAAGCCCCACCCAAGCGCATCGTTTCCATGTTGCCCTCGGTGACGGAAACGGTGTGCGCCCTCGGGGCTTGCGACCGCCTGGTGGCCACGGACGACTACTCCGACTGGCCGGAGAGCGTGAAGCGCCTGCCCAAGGCTGGGGGGCTTTACAACCCAAACCCCGAGCTCATCGTTTCCCTTAAGCCGGACCTGGTCCTGGTTTCCCGCTACGGGAGGCTTTACGAAACCTTAGAGCGGGCGGGGCTTACCGTGTTCGTGGTGCGGACGGAAACCTACGAGGACATCTTCAAGACCGTGCGCACCCTGGCCCAGCTCTTGGGGCTTCCCTCCCAGGGGGAGAGGCTGGTGGCCCAGATCCAGCGGGAGGTTTATGGGGAGGAGGTCCGGGCGGCCAAGGCCAAGGCCAGGCCCCGGGTTTACTACGAGATTGACCCCACCCCCTACACCGTGGGACCCGAGAGCTTCATCGGGGTCCTCATCCAGAAGGCCCGGGGGGTGAACATCGTCCCCAAGGAGCTTGGGCTTTTCCCCAAGATCGCCCCCGAATTCGTGGTGGAGAAGAACCCCGAGGTCATCGTGGCCACCTACCCGGGTGCCCGGGAAACCATCCAGAGCCGGCCCGGCTGGAACCGGGTGAGGGCGGTCCAGACGGGGAGGATCTGCGTCTTTACCGGGGGCGAGGATAGCCTCCTTTCCCGCCCTGGTCCCCGGGTGGCCCAGGGCCTGAAGCTACTCGTGGACTGCTTCCACGGGCGTTAG
- a CDS encoding ROK family transcriptional regulator gives MRKGDTQEIRRLNRRAILGHLRRGPLTRADLSRLTGLAKSAVSRLVDELLKEGLLQEGAFTSPPLGRPGTLLHLRPGARFALGAEIGVEGTVLLALDWRGEVLWAKEWAQPKEAGPEERFRRLREEVFPRAEGALGLGFTLPGVVVGNRLLYAPNLGWRDLDLTPYLASFPLPALAENDAKASALSEVFFHGEANLAYLVLSTGLGVGVVSEGRLLRGANGAAGEVGHWLGPGEAPCACGRKGCLETELGLGALLRHYQALGGEAEDLEALLAEAKRGETLALRSLAHLGEALGRFLANLAVAYDPSRVVVGGKAAELFPFLEAPMRRALAEHAFLETHRALSVQPSSYGHLAAAVGGASLFLARFFELGGLWAESPRRNGGRYEEVALGTRHGFGA, from the coding sequence GTGCGCAAAGGGGACACGCAGGAAATCCGCAGGCTCAACCGCCGCGCCATCCTGGGCCACCTGCGGCGGGGCCCCCTCACCCGGGCTGACCTTTCCCGGCTCACGGGTTTGGCCAAAAGCGCCGTGAGCCGGCTCGTGGACGAGCTCCTCAAGGAAGGGCTTTTGCAAGAAGGGGCGTTCACCTCCCCCCCCTTGGGCCGCCCGGGCACCCTCCTGCACCTCCGCCCGGGGGCGCGTTTCGCCCTGGGCGCCGAAATCGGGGTGGAGGGCACGGTCCTCCTCGCTTTGGACTGGCGGGGCGAGGTGCTTTGGGCGAAGGAGTGGGCCCAGCCCAAGGAGGCGGGGCCCGAGGAACGCTTCCGCCGGCTTCGGGAAGAGGTCTTCCCCCGAGCCGAAGGGGCCTTGGGCCTCGGCTTCACCCTGCCCGGGGTGGTGGTGGGGAACAGGCTCCTCTACGCCCCAAACCTAGGCTGGCGGGACCTGGACCTAACCCCTTACCTGGCCTCCTTTCCCCTTCCCGCCCTAGCGGAGAACGACGCCAAGGCTTCTGCCCTCTCCGAGGTCTTCTTCCACGGGGAAGCCAACCTGGCCTACCTCGTCCTTAGCACCGGCCTCGGGGTAGGGGTGGTTTCGGAAGGCCGCCTCCTCCGAGGGGCCAACGGGGCTGCGGGGGAGGTGGGCCACTGGCTTGGCCCTGGGGAGGCCCCCTGCGCCTGCGGGCGCAAGGGGTGCCTGGAAACCGAGCTCGGCCTTGGGGCCCTCTTGAGGCATTACCAGGCCTTGGGTGGGGAGGCGGAGGATCTCGAGGCCCTCTTGGCGGAGGCCAAGAGGGGCGAAACCCTAGCCCTCCGTTCCCTAGCCCACCTGGGAGAGGCTTTGGGGCGCTTCCTCGCCAACCTGGCCGTGGCCTACGACCCCTCCCGGGTGGTGGTGGGGGGGAAGGCAGCGGAGCTATTCCCCTTCCTGGAAGCCCCCATGCGCCGCGCGCTGGCGGAACACGCCTTCTTGGAAACCCACCGCGCCCTTTCCGTCCAACCCTCCTCCTACGGGCACCTGGCGGCAGCGGTGGGCGGGGCGAGCCTCTTCTTGGCGCGCTTCTTTGAGTTGGGCGGCCTGTGGGCGGAAAGCCCACGTCGCAATGGAGGTAGGTATGAGGAAGTGGCTTTGGGTACTCGGCATGGCTTTGGGGCTTAG
- a CDS encoding ABC transporter substrate-binding protein: MRKWLWVLGMALGLSALAQTGKLEIFSWWAGDEGPALEALIRLYKQKYPGVEVINATVTGGAGVNAKAVLKTRMLGGDPPDTFQVHAGMELIGTWVVANRMEDLTSLFRQEGWLQAFPKGLIDLISYKGGIWSVPVNIHRSNVMWYIPAKLREWGVNPPRTWAEFLATCETLKRKGLQAPLALGENWTQQHLWESVALAMLGADGWNSLWNGKLKFTDPKAVAVWETFGKVLDCANKDAAGLSWQQAVDRVVQGQAAFNIMGDWAAGYMATTLKLRPGTDFAWAPSPGTQGVFMMLSDSFGLPKGAKNRQNALNWLRLVGSKEGQDTFNPLKGSIAARLDSDPAKYNAYGQAAMRDWKSNRIVGSLVHGAVAPESFMSQFGTVMEIFLQTKSPQAAANAAQAIADQVGLGR; this comes from the coding sequence ATGAGGAAGTGGCTTTGGGTACTCGGCATGGCTTTGGGGCTTAGCGCCCTGGCCCAGACGGGCAAGCTGGAGATCTTCTCTTGGTGGGCGGGGGACGAGGGGCCGGCCCTCGAGGCCCTCATCCGGCTCTACAAGCAGAAGTACCCGGGCGTGGAGGTCATCAACGCCACGGTCACCGGGGGGGCCGGGGTCAACGCCAAGGCGGTTCTGAAGACCCGGATGCTGGGGGGCGACCCTCCGGACACCTTCCAGGTCCACGCCGGCATGGAGCTCATCGGCACCTGGGTGGTGGCGAACCGCATGGAGGACCTCACCTCCCTCTTCCGCCAGGAGGGCTGGCTCCAGGCCTTCCCCAAGGGGCTCATTGACCTCATCTCCTACAAGGGGGGCATCTGGAGCGTGCCGGTGAACATCCACCGCTCCAACGTCATGTGGTACATCCCGGCGAAGCTAAGGGAGTGGGGGGTGAACCCGCCCAGGACCTGGGCCGAGTTCCTCGCCACCTGCGAAACCCTTAAGCGCAAAGGCCTCCAAGCCCCCTTGGCCCTGGGCGAGAACTGGACGCAGCAGCACCTGTGGGAAAGCGTGGCCCTGGCCATGCTGGGGGCGGACGGCTGGAATAGCCTCTGGAACGGCAAGCTGAAGTTCACCGACCCCAAGGCGGTGGCGGTCTGGGAAACCTTCGGCAAGGTGCTGGACTGCGCCAACAAGGACGCCGCTGGCCTCTCCTGGCAACAGGCGGTGGACCGGGTGGTCCAGGGCCAGGCCGCCTTCAACATCATGGGCGACTGGGCGGCGGGCTACATGGCCACCACCCTGAAGCTCCGCCCCGGCACCGACTTCGCCTGGGCGCCCTCCCCTGGCACCCAGGGGGTCTTCATGATGCTCTCCGACTCCTTCGGCCTGCCCAAGGGGGCCAAGAACCGCCAAAACGCCCTCAACTGGCTTAGGCTCGTGGGCTCCAAGGAGGGGCAGGACACCTTCAACCCCCTCAAGGGCTCCATCGCCGCCCGCCTGGACTCCGACCCCGCCAAGTACAACGCCTACGGCCAGGCGGCCATGCGGGACTGGAAGTCCAACCGCATCGTGGGCTCCTTGGTCCACGGGGCCGTGGCGCCCGAGAGCTTCATGAGCCAGTTCGGCACGGTGATGGAGATCTTCCTCCAGACCAAGAGCCCGCAGGCGGCGGCCAACGCCGCCCAGGCCATCGCCGACCAGGTGGGCCTGGGCCGCTAA
- a CDS encoding FecCD family ABC transporter permease gives MTLSLPLALRRSLVFAWLLALLALALVLGLALGAVAVPPGEVVRALLGLEANPIVTELRLPRVLGGMLVGAALGVAGAAFQGLFRNPLADPYLMGAASGAAFGVTLLAVLLGGLSPAFAQHVVFQGLPLSATLFGFLGALFATLLTLVLAGGVARTGELVLAGVVVGSVLTGLTTYLMLQDADRVRAVFAYTLGNLAFLGWPSVKALALFLLLALPPLLLLGRVLNALQLGEEVAQSLGLPLSTLKLLLLAAASLLTAASVAQAGIIGFVGLVTPHALRRLLGEDYRVLLPASALGGAALLALADLLARTLTRPAELPVGVVTTLLGGPFFLYLLWRRRGRA, from the coding sequence ATGACCCTCTCCTTGCCCCTTGCCCTCCGGCGAAGCCTCGTCTTCGCCTGGCTCCTCGCCCTTTTGGCCTTGGCCTTGGTCCTGGGGCTCGCCTTGGGGGCGGTGGCGGTGCCCCCAGGGGAGGTGGTGCGGGCCCTTTTGGGCCTCGAGGCCAACCCCATCGTCACCGAGCTCCGCCTTCCCCGGGTCCTCGGGGGGATGCTGGTGGGGGCGGCCTTGGGGGTGGCGGGGGCTGCCTTCCAGGGGCTTTTCCGCAACCCTTTGGCCGACCCCTACCTCATGGGGGCCGCCTCGGGGGCGGCCTTTGGCGTGACCCTCTTGGCCGTCCTCCTTGGGGGGCTTTCCCCCGCCTTCGCCCAGCACGTCGTCTTCCAGGGCCTCCCCCTTTCCGCCACCCTCTTTGGCTTCCTCGGGGCCCTCTTCGCCACCCTCCTCACCCTGGTCCTCGCCGGCGGGGTGGCGAGGACAGGGGAGTTGGTCCTGGCGGGGGTGGTGGTGGGGAGCGTGCTCACGGGGCTTACCACCTACCTCATGCTCCAGGACGCCGACCGGGTGCGGGCAGTCTTCGCCTATACCCTGGGGAACCTGGCCTTCCTGGGGTGGCCCTCGGTGAAGGCGCTGGCCCTTTTCCTCCTCCTTGCCCTGCCCCCCCTTCTCCTCCTGGGCCGGGTGCTGAATGCCTTGCAACTGGGGGAGGAGGTGGCGCAAAGCCTGGGGCTTCCCCTAAGCACCCTAAAGCTCCTCCTCCTCGCCGCAGCGAGCCTCCTCACCGCCGCCAGCGTGGCCCAGGCGGGGATCATCGGCTTCGTGGGGCTTGTCACCCCGCACGCCCTGAGGCGCCTTTTGGGGGAGGACTACCGGGTCCTCCTCCCGGCGAGCGCCCTGGGCGGAGCTGCCCTTCTGGCCCTGGCCGACCTCCTCGCCCGCACCCTCACGCGGCCCGCCGAGCTACCCGTGGGCGTGGTCACCACCCTTTTAGGAGGGCCCTTCTTCCTCTACCTCCTTTGGAGGCGCCGTGGACGGGCTTGA
- a CDS encoding carbohydrate ABC transporter permease, with protein sequence MRDRITAFLVLLPSLVAVGIFVYGFIGQNLYVSLSDWGKNPAQALAQRPELHFVGLANYQELFTGFVDVRFRQSVVNLIFFTLFFMAGSLGLGFLLAVALDQSPKGEGFFRTVFLFPMALSFVVTGTIWRWLLQPQGGVNVLPTLFGLPPLSFPWLTTREQVLVFDWNQLPFYTALAVGLMLLYVAYRAHREGERKRRFFALLSGGVLLLWAFTLGRGVHLLPYPEPHGFSLALVGVILAAVWQMSGYTMALYLAGLRGIPVEILEAAKVDGASPWQTYRYVILPLLAPITLSAMIVLGHIALKIFDLIFAMAGLDYAPTDVPAIYMYLLAFRGNQFAKGAAIGILLLLLVAVVVIPYLASQLRKEVRR encoded by the coding sequence ATGCGCGACCGCATCACGGCTTTCCTGGTCCTCCTTCCCTCCTTGGTGGCGGTGGGCATCTTCGTCTACGGCTTCATCGGGCAAAACCTCTACGTCTCCCTGAGCGATTGGGGCAAGAACCCCGCCCAGGCCTTGGCCCAAAGGCCCGAGCTTCACTTCGTGGGCCTCGCCAACTACCAGGAGCTCTTCACCGGCTTTGTGGACGTGCGCTTCCGCCAAAGCGTGGTGAACCTCATCTTCTTCACCCTCTTCTTCATGGCGGGCAGCCTGGGCCTCGGGTTTCTCCTGGCGGTGGCGCTGGACCAAAGCCCCAAGGGGGAAGGCTTTTTCCGCACGGTCTTTCTTTTCCCCATGGCCCTCTCCTTCGTGGTCACGGGGACCATCTGGCGCTGGCTCCTCCAACCCCAAGGCGGGGTGAACGTCCTGCCCACCCTCTTTGGCCTACCCCCTTTGTCCTTCCCCTGGCTCACCACCCGGGAGCAGGTCCTGGTCTTTGACTGGAACCAACTCCCCTTCTACACCGCCCTTGCGGTGGGGCTCATGCTCCTCTACGTGGCCTACCGGGCCCACCGGGAAGGGGAGAGGAAGCGGCGCTTTTTTGCCCTCCTTTCGGGCGGGGTGCTCCTCCTTTGGGCCTTCACCTTGGGACGGGGGGTGCACCTCCTCCCCTACCCCGAACCCCACGGCTTTAGCCTGGCCTTGGTGGGGGTGATTTTGGCGGCGGTGTGGCAGATGTCGGGGTACACCATGGCCCTTTACCTGGCGGGGCTTCGGGGCATCCCGGTGGAGATCCTCGAGGCCGCCAAGGTGGACGGGGCTAGCCCCTGGCAGACCTACCGGTACGTGATCCTCCCCCTGCTTGCCCCCATCACCCTTTCCGCCATGATCGTCCTGGGCCACATCGCCTTGAAGATCTTTGACCTCATCTTCGCCATGGCCGGCCTGGACTACGCCCCCACGGACGTGCCCGCCATCTACATGTACCTCTTGGCCTTCCGGGGCAACCAGTTCGCCAAAGGGGCGGCCATCGGCATCCTCCT